AGAAGCTGCGTGGCTAAAGGCTGGACAATCCCAAATCCAAGATAAGCTTCTATTTTCGTCCTGAATTTCAGATTCCCAACAAACGCATTTTGTGTTCCCACAAAAAAGAATTCTTTAAACATCTCCGAATCCTTATTCATCCCAAGGATCAATGCTCCAACAGAATGTCCCAGGCAATATTTCTCATACCCTGTAAAGCGGATTCTGATGTAGGTGGTTACTGCTTTATAATCCTGGGAACCCCAAATTCGCATGGAAGCCTCGAAACCTTTCATTTGCTCCGGTTTTGAAAGCCCAATTCCCCGATAATCATACGTGATCACTGTAAATCCCTGCTCTGAAAAATATTGTGCAAAGGAAAAGTAAACATGCTGTTTTACGCCTGTAGCAGAATTGATTAGTAATAATTTATTATTGCTCTGTTCCGGCAGGAAAAGGTGGGCGACAATAGAAATGTGATCTGTGGTTTTTAGAATTAGTTTTTCCATAGTGTAAAAAGAAAAAATCCACTCAAAAGTGGAAATTTTTACTGTTTATTTTATGTTAATTATATACTTTCGATATGTACCAAATAGCTTTAAATAACATAATCGGACATTCTAGGCAATCCGGTTTGCGATCCTTTTCTCGTAGAGACTTTTAAAGAAACTTCATTTCCAAACTTTACACACTCCTCAATAGGATTATTATGACACAAGGCTATGGCAAATCCGGATGTAAATGCATCTCCCATTCCCATTTTATGTACCGTTTTATTATCGTTATGGTTTCTGAAGTATTTCATTTCAGTTCCATCAAAATAAATCGTGGAATTCGTATCATCTCTTACAAAAACTTTATTAAAATATTTTTCAAGAACCCGCTCTTTTTCCTCCTCACCAAAAACAATATAGAGTTCACTACTTTTTACGATTACAAAATCTACATTTTCCAGTACTTCTTCACTAAGTTTCATAGCCGGTGAAGCATAGAGACCAACTTTTTTTCCGTATTTTTTTGCTTTTCTAATGGTATATTCAACAACTTCTATAGAAACTTCTAACTGAACCAGGATAAGATCTGCTGTAGGAAAATACCGGTCTGCATCTTCAATATGTTTGGTACTTAAAAGCTTATTTGCAGCCGGTACCACAACAATGGCAGCATTACCATCAGAAGTCGTCACATAAGCTGTTCCTGTAGCTTCTTTGTCTGTTTCTGCAACAAATCCCACATTCACATTTTCATTCACCAGATTACGCATAATTTGCTGTCCCAGTGGGTCCATCCCCACACATCCAATGAAATAAACACTGGCTCCCAATCTTGCAGTTCCTACAGCCTGATTGGCTCCTTTTCCACCAAAATAACTATCCGAATTAATGGCTAAAACAGTATCATTAGGAGCCGGAAGTTTTTCAGTTTCCAGAACAAGATCTATGGAAGAGCTGCCAACAACTATAATTTTGGGTTGTACTGAGGAAAAGTTCATTGCGGTTAAATTGGTTTATACAAAAATAAAAAATTAGGAATACTAATATAACAATAATTAACTTATTTCAATAAATTCCGTAACTACCTTTACAGGCGCATTATTTTTATCATACGCGATATAGCTGGCATAGAAACCTTCTCCATATCCTGTCTCGAAAGCAAAGATAGTTCCCGGATGCTCATCCGCAGGTTTCAAAAAGGCATATTGATCGATCGCTCCGTTTTCATCGAAAAAATATTCGTGGAAAAACTCCTCATAAATTCCCATAAAGTCGGCACCTTTACTGTGATACAATCTTTTTTCCAGTTCATTAAGTTTTTCCTGGGTATCAACATCCATAAAACAACCCATCCCACTTTCTACAGGATAACCAAATATCTCACCCTCTGCAAGGTCTTTTATATCCTGACCTGAAGTAGTTGCCAATTTCCATTCTGCGATTTCTGAGTGACTGAAAATAATTTCAGCATAGGCTACGCAGTTACTTTCTCTCTCCTTATGTAATAGAACAGCAAAATCCCCTTTTGGGAAATCTGTAGTAAAAGGCTGCATATCATTTGTGATCAAGGGGTCACAAGCTACCAATTTTCCACTAGAAAGGTAAATTTTCCCAACCTCAAAGCTTTCTAACAAAGGACTTTCTACAAAATCTCTTGAAAACAGCTTTTTTATATTCTCTACGTGCGTCATTTTTATTGTCTTTATTTATTGGTGATGAGCTGATCCGCTTACAAGTTATTTTGGCAGCTCATCTGCTCTTCAGATATTATGTCTGAACTATTGTATTAAATTCACAAAAGAAGACAAGTTAAACTGGTCTTCTTTTATGGATATAGTTTCCGGGATTGTCCGGATTGATATTTGTTTTATTTCAAGATAAGTGCCAAAAGATTTATAAGCTCTTCAGCTTCTCTTCCAAAATAGCAATTTTATCCTGTGCATCTTTCTGTTTCTTACGCTCCGCTTCTACAACTTCTGCTTTAGCATTGGCAACAAATTTTTCGTTGGAGAGCTTTTTTTCTACAGAAATTAAAAATCCTTTCAAATACTTTATTTCGTCTTCCGTTTTTGTTTTCTCTTCAGCAAGATCCAGGTTTTCGCTCAATGGAATGGACACTTCGGTAGAACCTACCAGGAATGTAAAACTTGGTTTATTTGTTTTTTCACCAAAATAAATGTCTGAAATATTCGCCAGTTTTCTGATAACAGCTTCATTGGCAAACTCTGAAGAACCCGTATAAATTTCAGCTGCCTCTTTAGGAGAAATCCCCTTCGTCTGGCGATAGTTTCTAACTCCTGAAATAAGTTCCTGAGCCATTTCAAAGTTTTTGATAATAGTCTCATTAAATTCTCCTGCTTTTTTCTGCTGAGAGATAATCAACGCTTCCTCTATACTTCTTTCCGAAATCGTTTGCCATAATTCTTCCGTAAGGAATGGCATAAAAGGATGAAGTAATTTCATTAATTCTTCAAAGAAATAAATAGTCTTTTCGTATACTTCTCTCGAAATCCCTTCACCATAATTAGGTTTGATAGCCTCCAGATACCACGAACAGAAATCATCCCAGATTAATTTATAAACCAAATGCAAAGCATCAGAAATTCTGAATTTCTCAAACTGATCATTAATTTCAGCAATCGCTTTGTTCAATTTATTTTCGAACCACTCTATTGTCTCGTTTTCCGTTACGTTAGCCGGTTTATCTTCATGATTCCACATATTGATTAATCGGAAAGCACTCCAGATCTTGGTCATGAAATTTCTCCCCTGAAGCATAAGATCTTCATCAAAAAGGAGATCATTTCCTGCAGCAGCACTTAGTAAGATTCCAACACGCACACCATCAGCACCATATTTATCAATTAATTCCAAAGGATCCGGTGAGTTTCCTAAAGACTTGGACATCTTTCTTCTTTGCTTATCTCTAACAATACCGGTAAAATAAACGTTTTTAAAAGGAACTGTCTTTTTATATTCTAATCCGGCCATGATCATTCTCGCTACCCAGAAGAAAATAATATCCGGACCTGTTACCAGATCAGAAGTAGGATAATAATACTGAATATCTTTATTTTCAGGATCAAGAAGCCCGTCAAATACAGACATAGGCCATAGCCATGATGAGAACCAGGTATCTAAAGCATCCTGATCTTGTGTAAGGCTTTCAGCTGTAAGATTTTGGTTCCCTGTTTTTTGTTTTGCTAATTCTAAAGCTTCTTCTTTTGTTTCTGCAACTACAAAATCTTCATCTCCGCTTCCATAATAATAAGCGGGGATCTGCTGCCCCCACCAAAGCTGGCGGGAAATATTCCAGTCACGGATGTTTTCCATCCAATGTTTATAGGTATTTTTGAATTTTTCAGGATAAAACTTAATTTCATCGTCCACTACTACATCCAAAGCAGGCTGAGCAAGTTCAGACATTTTCAGGAACCATTGAACAGAAATTTTAGGCTCGATCACTGCTCCTGTTCTTTCAGAAGTACCTACCTTATTTACATAATCCTCAGCTTTTAAAAGGAGATCTTTTTCTTCCAGTTCTTTTGCAATCTGTTTTCTTACCTCAAACCTGTTTTTCCCGGCATAATGTAATCCATACTCATTAAGATTTCCATCATCATCTAAAGCATCAATCATTTTCAACTGATGTTTTTGCCCGATCGCGTAGTCATTGGTATCGTGAGCAGGAGTAATTTTCAGTGCCCCGGTTCCAAATTCAATATCCACATATTCATCTTCAATGATAGGTACCGCACGGTTCACGATAGGTACGATCACATTTTTACCTTTCAGGTGAGCATATCTTTCATCATTAGGATTGATACAAACAGCAGTATCCCCAAAGATTGTTTCAGGACGCGTCGTCGCAACAGAAAGGAATTCTTCTGAACCTTCTATTTTATATTTCAGGAAATATAATTTCCCGTTCTGTTCTTTAAATATTACTTCCTCATCAGATATGTTCGTTTTTGCTTCCGGATCCCAGTTAACCATTCTGTAGCCTCTGTAGATCAATCCTTTATTATAAAGATCAACAAAACTTTTAATTACCTGTGCTGAAAGCTTATCCTCCATCGTAAACCTGGTTCTGTCCCAGTCGCATGAACAACCCAATTTTTTCAGCTGTTCCAGGATGGTTCCCCCATATTTGTCAGTCCATTCCCATGCATGTTTTAAAAACTCCTCCCGGGTAATATCAGATTTATTGACTCCCTCAGATTTCAGTTTAGCAACAACTTTAGCTTCAGTAGCAATTGAAGCGTGATCTGTTCCCGGAACCCAGCAGGCATTAAAGCCCTGCATTCTTGCACGGCGGACCAGAACATCCTGAATGGTATTGTTCAACATATGTCCCATGTGTAAGATCCCCGTCACGTTTGGCGGAGGAATTACGATGGTATATGGTGGCTTGTCATTAGGCTCCGAATGGAAAAACTTGTTTTCCAACCAGTAGTTGTACCATTTTTGTTCTGTTTCCTGTGGATTATACTTTTCTGAAATCTGCATAAATTCTATTTCTTTAGCTTACAATTTGCAAAAATAGCTTAAAGAAAAAAAATTTTCAGTATGAATTAAAATAATTTTTAACTTTGTTTCTTAAAGTTTATCTAAACAAACATATTAACATTCAAGAATATGAAAAAATTAATTGCAGGAATTGCACTATTTGGAACATTTGCTATTGCATCTGCACAAACTATTACTTTTGATAAAACCACTTTCGATTATGGTACTATTAAGCCTAGTGCAGACGGTACAAGATTTTTTACAGTAACTAACACAGGTGATAAGCCTTTGGTAATTTCTAACGTAAAACCTTCTTGTGGATGTACAACTCCTGAATTTAGTACAGATCCTGTAATGCCAGGAAAATCTGCTAAAATCAAAGTTGGATACAATACGACAATCAACGGACCATTCAACAAAATGATTGAAGTATTTTCTAATGACCCGGCAAACAGCAGAAGTGTAATTTACATCAAAGGAAATGTAGATGCTAACGCTCCTGAAGTTGCAGCTACTCCTGCAAAGGTTGAAACTGCAGCAGATGCTAAAGCGGCTAAAAAAGCGGCTAAGGCAGCGAAAAAAGTTGCTGCGGCAAAATAAGCTCTACTCAGAAAAAATAAAAAAACCGTCTACATGTAGACGGTTTTTTTATTACATTTATTTCAAATATATAATTTATGGACACCAATTTCTCAGACGATTTTGAAGTAAAAGGAAAATTTTCCATCAAAAAAACCTCAACGGAATACAAGGGACCTCTTACTAAACAAGAAGGACAGGCAATGCTGGCTATAGAAAAAGAAAAACTTCGTAACCTTCAGGAGAAGTTGTATGCGGATGGAAGCCAGTCTCTCCTTATCATCTTACAGGCGATGGATGCCGCAGGAAAAGACAGTCTTATTGAGCATGTGTTTGGTGGAGTAAATCCACAGGGCTGTAATGTAACAAGTTTTAAAACCCCAAGTTCAAAGGAATACGCCCATGATTTTTTATGGAGACATTATATTGCACTACCTCAAAAAGGAATGATCGGAATCTTTAACCGTTCACATTATGAAAGTGTTTTGGTTTGTAAGGTGCACCCGGAATACAATCTCAGTGAAAAAACATGGAAGTCCGTAAAAGATTTTGACGCCAAATTCTGGGAAAACAGATATGAGAGTATAAGAAATTTCGAAAAACACCTCTCTCAGAACGGAACTAAAATCATTAAAATATTTTTAAATGTTTCAAAAAAGGAACAAAAGCAAAGGCTGCTGGACAGAATTAACGAGCAAGAAAAAAACTGGAAGTTCTCGGCTGCTGATCTTCCGGAAAGGGCATTGTTTGATCAATATATGAGCGCTTATGAGCAGGCTATTAATGAGACTTCAAAAGATTATGCTCCGTGGTATGTGTTACCTGCAGACAATAAATGGTTTGCAAGAGTAGCCGCTATCCAGATCATTATTGATGCATTAGAAAAGATGGACCTTAAATATCCGGCACTTTCTGATAAGGACAAGAAAGGACTTGTTGATGCTAAAAAAGCCCTTGAGAACGAATAGCATCATAAACAATGCTTCAACTTGTAAAATTCATATTTTCAAGTCGATATTAATTATCTTAACAGGCTCAGAAATACAAAAGCGGGGAATAATCCCCGCTTTATTTATAGTCATTTCGTTATCTAAAAAAATCACGAGAAAATCTATAAGCCGGATTTTGTACTTCCTGAGAAGTGCCTGTTATTTATCTGCGTCTTACATTGCTGCAAAACTTTTGCTGATTACCCCTCGGCTTTCAGAGCGAGCAACTCCTATTTTCATTACTGAAAAGAACCGATATACTTATCATTGCACCGCAAAGAGTTTACCTGGTTTCACTACAGCCGAACTGTACTTGCTTTCTGTTGCACTTGTCCTACCCTCACGGGTGACGGATGTTATCCGCTTTGCTGCTCTATGGTGTCCGGACTTTCCTACCCTTGCCGAAACAAAGATCAACAGGCCGATTTTCTCGTGGGCGCAAAGATACGAATTAAAGGCTTTACATTATATGTTATGACGATTACTTATAAGCCTGCCGAACAATACGCTTTCTTAATCAAAGACAAACAATCCGATAAAGCTTAAGTATATGGTAAGTGCCGATTACCAAAACTTGCAATTTATAATTCATAACCCTTCACTAATTAGCACATTATTATTATCTTCGTGCCGTTATACATCTAATTGTGATTTCCAGAGAAAAAGAATTTGCGCAGCTCATAAAAGATAATCAGGGATTGATTATCAAAGTTTCGCGTCTTTATACCAATTCTCTGGAAGATGAAGAAGATCTCTTTCAGGAAATTGTCCTGCAGCTTTGGAGAAGCTATGACTCCTTTAAAGGGAACTCAAAGATCTCCACATGGATGTATCGTGTTGCCTTAAATACAGCCATTACCCTTTTCAGAAAAAAAAGCAAGAGCCTTCCTACAAATGAGCTGGACATCAATCATAAAGACTTCATTGAGGATGATGATGAAAAACAACAGCAGATTTCACTTCTATACACCGTGATCAAGACATTGCCTAATGTAGAAAGAGCTATTGTAATGATGTATTTAGATGATTTGCCCTATAAGGATATCGCAGAAAACCTCGGGATAACTGAGGTAAATGCCCGTGTGAAAATGAACAGATTAAAGAAAACCCTTAAAGAACAGATGGAAAAATATGCCTGATTTTGATTTAGACAGCTTTAAGAAAACATGGCAGGAACAGCCTGTTCAGCAAAAATACGACAATAGTGAGATTCTTAATATGCTCAACAGAAAGTCACGTAACTACGTGAAATATATTTTCTGGATAAGTGTTTTTGAATTTTTACTTTTCTCCGTAATGGGGCTATTTTATTTCTTTCAGGGAGAAGAAACCAATGGATTCCTCAACGTTTTAGAAAAACTGGGTGCTCGAAAAACTCCCGAAGTGGAAAACAGTTTTGACAAGATATATCTGATCCTTAAGATTCTTAGTTTACTTGTTACTGCCTATTTTGTCTATAAATTTTATCAGAATTATCGAAGAATAAAAATCGAAGAAAACCTTAAAGGCCTTATTACCCGAATTATTAAGTTCAAGAAGACGGTTAATGCCTTTATTTTAATCAGTATTGTTTTACTCGTTGCTTTTACTTCTATTTTTACAGTCTTTATTTTTTATGCGTTAAACTCTCAAAATGTAGAACCTGCCAACTCGGCCGTTATCATTTTCATCATAGGTACTGTATTGAGTACCGGACTCTGTGTTTTGCTGATCTGGTTATACTACAGACTTGTTTATGGAATTATCATGAGAAAACTTGATAAGAATCTTGCACAGCTAAGAGACATTGATTCCCTGGAAAATTAACTTTTCCCAGGCGCTATCTTAGGATTTATTTGTTATTTTAGATCAATAAATCTTTTTGTATGGCTTTATCTTATGTATCCGGAGCTTCAAATATTCCTTTACTTGGAGAAACAATCGGTAAAAACCTTAAAAGAACAGTTGAAAAATACCCTGATCATGAAGCTTTAGTTTCTGTTCAGCAGAACTATCGAGCAAGCTACAAAGAATTTTATGACCAGACCACAGCCGTTGCTAAAGCTCTTATTCACTTAGGCACAAAATCTGGTGACAGGATAGGAATCTGGTCTGCCAACAGGTATGAATGGGTACTGCTTCAATATGCTACTGCAAGAATTGGCAGCATTTTAGTGAATATAAATCCTGCATACAGAACTCACGAACTCACATACGTTCTCAATCAGTCAGAAGTTCGTTTTATTTTTTCTTCTTTATCCTTTAAGACCAGTAATTATAAAGAAATGGTTGAATATGCAAAGGAAGTATGCCCTACATTGGAAGGTGCTATTTTCTTTGACGACAGTTGGGAACAGTTTCTGGAAAAAGGAAATTCAGTTTCCGATGAAACCTTACGAAATTTTGAAGAAAATATCGAATTTGATGATCCCGTTAATATCCAATATACATCCGGTACAACCGGTTTTCCCAAAGGAGTTACCCTTTCCCATCATAATATCCTGAATAATGGTTACTTTATCGGAATAAGGTTGCATTACTCAGAAAAGGATAGAGTTTGTGTTCCAGTACCTTTTTATCATTGCTTTGGGATGGTTATAGGAAACATTTGTTGTACTGCACATGGCGCCTGTATTGTAATTCCCAATGAGAGCTTTGATCCGGACATTACCCTACAGGTGGTTTCTGATGAAAAATGCACGTCATTGTACGGAGTTCCTACCATGTTTATCGCTGAATTGGCAGTAAAAGATTTTAATACATTTGATTTCTCTAATTTAAGAACCGGAGTTATGGCCGGGTCTGTATGTCCACAAGAAATCATGAAAAAGGTGGAAAGTCTTATGAATATCAAAGAAATGAGTATTTGCTATGGAATGACGGAAACCTCACCGGTTTCAACCCAGACATTAATAGGAACATCTTTGGAAAAACAGGTAAGTACCGTAGGTACCGTTCAAGATCACCTTGAAATAAAAATCATAGATGAGAATGGTAGAACTGTGGAACGTGGTGAGCATGGCGAACTTTGTACCCGGGGATACTCTGTAATGCTCAAGTACTGGAATGATCCGGAAAATACAAGAAAGGTTATTGATGATGCCCGATGGATGCATACCGGCGACCTTGCTGTAATGGATTCTGAAGGTTATATTACCATTTCCGGAAGAATAAAAGATCTCATTATCCGTGGTGGTGAAAATATTTCCCCAAAGGAAATTGAAGATTTTCTATACACCTATCCCAACATCCTGGATGTGCAGATTATAGGTGTTCCCAGCGAAAAGTTCGGAGAAGAAGTAATGGCATGGGTGAAGGTGAGGAATGGCTTTGATGTAACCGAAGATGAACTTCTTAACTACTGTACCGGGAAGATTGCCCATTACAAGATTCCTAAATACTGGAAATTTGTAGAAGAATTCCCAATGACGATTTCAGGAAAAATAAGAAAGGTTGAAATGCGTGAAATCTCGGTTAAAGAATTAAAACTAGACCACTTAAGGAACAATTAATATAACCATAAAAAATGCCCGGCTCTCCGGGCATTTATATTTTTTAAAGTTCTTTTCTTAATCTTGCAACTGGAATGTTAAGTTGTTCCCTGTATTTTGCAATTGTTCTTCGGGCAATATTATATCCCTGTTCTTTTAAGATAACCACTAAGGCATCATCGGTAAGAGGCTTTCTTTTATTTTCTTTACTGATCACTTCCTGAAGATGAGTTTTAATTTCTTTAGTAGAAACTTCTTCTCCATCATCGTTTGTTAAGCTGTCAGAAAAGAGGTCTTTAAGATAAATAATACCGTTTGGTGTATCAGCATATTTACTTTTTACTACTCTTGAAATCGTAGAAATATCAAAACCTGTGATATCTGCAATATCTTTAAGAATCATCGGTTTTAAAGATTTTTCATCTCCGGTAATAAAATATTCCTTCTGAAACTTTACAATAGCCGTAATCGTCTGCAATAAGGTATTCTGACGCTGGTTGATGGCATCAATATACCATTTCGCTGCATCCAGCTTTTGCTTGATAAATAATGCAGCTTGTTTATGCTCTGAAGAGTTTTTATCATGAGAATAGGTGGTAAGGATATCTTTATACTCCTCAGAAACCCTTAATGTAGGTGCATTCTTACTATTAAGCATCGGAATAACCACTCCATCCTTCACCTGAATTACAAAATCCGGGATAATTTCCTGATTGATCGTTATCGTTTGCGTATCAAAATTACCTCCGACTTTAGGAGATAGTTTCGAAATTTCTTCCAGAGCATCTTTCAGATCTTCTTCTTCGATATCATACTTCTGGATGATTTTATTATAATGCTTATTGGTTAAAGCATCAAACTGATGTCTCAAAATATTAGCTGCTAAAGAAACAGCTTTATCCGAACTTACTTTCTTCTCGATTTGCAGAAGAAGACATTCCTGTAATCCCCTAGCTCCTACTCCCGGCGGGTCCAGTTTCTGTACATAATTTTCCAGAATATCTTCAGCCTTTTCTATAGTTGTATAAATACCCTGTG
The sequence above is drawn from the Chryseobacterium daecheongense genome and encodes:
- a CDS encoding beta-carotene 15,15'-monooxygenase, yielding MPDFDLDSFKKTWQEQPVQQKYDNSEILNMLNRKSRNYVKYIFWISVFEFLLFSVMGLFYFFQGEETNGFLNVLEKLGARKTPEVENSFDKIYLILKILSLLVTAYFVYKFYQNYRRIKIEENLKGLITRIIKFKKTVNAFILISIVLLVAFTSIFTVFIFYALNSQNVEPANSAVIIFIIGTVLSTGLCVLLIWLYYRLVYGIIMRKLDKNLAQLRDIDSLEN
- a CDS encoding valine--tRNA ligase, with product MQISEKYNPQETEQKWYNYWLENKFFHSEPNDKPPYTIVIPPPNVTGILHMGHMLNNTIQDVLVRRARMQGFNACWVPGTDHASIATEAKVVAKLKSEGVNKSDITREEFLKHAWEWTDKYGGTILEQLKKLGCSCDWDRTRFTMEDKLSAQVIKSFVDLYNKGLIYRGYRMVNWDPEAKTNISDEEVIFKEQNGKLYFLKYKIEGSEEFLSVATTRPETIFGDTAVCINPNDERYAHLKGKNVIVPIVNRAVPIIEDEYVDIEFGTGALKITPAHDTNDYAIGQKHQLKMIDALDDDGNLNEYGLHYAGKNRFEVRKQIAKELEEKDLLLKAEDYVNKVGTSERTGAVIEPKISVQWFLKMSELAQPALDVVVDDEIKFYPEKFKNTYKHWMENIRDWNISRQLWWGQQIPAYYYGSGDEDFVVAETKEEALELAKQKTGNQNLTAESLTQDQDALDTWFSSWLWPMSVFDGLLDPENKDIQYYYPTSDLVTGPDIIFFWVARMIMAGLEYKKTVPFKNVYFTGIVRDKQRRKMSKSLGNSPDPLELIDKYGADGVRVGILLSAAAGNDLLFDEDLMLQGRNFMTKIWSAFRLINMWNHEDKPANVTENETIEWFENKLNKAIAEINDQFEKFRISDALHLVYKLIWDDFCSWYLEAIKPNYGEGISREVYEKTIYFFEELMKLLHPFMPFLTEELWQTISERSIEEALIISQQKKAGEFNETIIKNFEMAQELISGVRNYRQTKGISPKEAAEIYTGSSEFANEAVIRKLANISDIYFGEKTNKPSFTFLVGSTEVSIPLSENLDLAEEKTKTEDEIKYLKGFLISVEKKLSNEKFVANAKAEVVEAERKKQKDAQDKIAILEEKLKSL
- a CDS encoding AMP-binding protein, with protein sequence MALSYVSGASNIPLLGETIGKNLKRTVEKYPDHEALVSVQQNYRASYKEFYDQTTAVAKALIHLGTKSGDRIGIWSANRYEWVLLQYATARIGSILVNINPAYRTHELTYVLNQSEVRFIFSSLSFKTSNYKEMVEYAKEVCPTLEGAIFFDDSWEQFLEKGNSVSDETLRNFEENIEFDDPVNIQYTSGTTGFPKGVTLSHHNILNNGYFIGIRLHYSEKDRVCVPVPFYHCFGMVIGNICCTAHGACIVIPNESFDPDITLQVVSDEKCTSLYGVPTMFIAELAVKDFNTFDFSNLRTGVMAGSVCPQEIMKKVESLMNIKEMSICYGMTETSPVSTQTLIGTSLEKQVSTVGTVQDHLEIKIIDENGRTVERGEHGELCTRGYSVMLKYWNDPENTRKVIDDARWMHTGDLAVMDSEGYITISGRIKDLIIRGGENISPKEIEDFLYTYPNILDVQIIGVPSEKFGEEVMAWVKVRNGFDVTEDELLNYCTGKIAHYKIPKYWKFVEEFPMTISGKIRKVEMREISVKELKLDHLRNN
- the rpoN gene encoding RNA polymerase factor sigma-54: MLKQHLQLKLGQKLAPQQIQLMKLIQLHTLEFEEELERELEENPALEIAKEESKEDDYASLEDSYENEGNESIETDFDVNEYIYDDEPSYKTASSNYSADDEEFDNESLLTEGQSLYDYLLEQIHLANINPEDIKIAEYIIGNLDTDGYLRREIKSIVDDLAFSQGIYTTIEKAEDILENYVQKLDPPGVGARGLQECLLLQIEKKVSSDKAVSLAANILRHQFDALTNKHYNKIIQKYDIEEEDLKDALEEISKLSPKVGGNFDTQTITINQEIIPDFVIQVKDGVVIPMLNSKNAPTLRVSEEYKDILTTYSHDKNSSEHKQAALFIKQKLDAAKWYIDAINQRQNTLLQTITAIVKFQKEYFITGDEKSLKPMILKDIADITGFDISTISRVVKSKYADTPNGIIYLKDLFSDSLTNDDGEEVSTKEIKTHLQEVISKENKRKPLTDDALVVILKEQGYNIARRTIAKYREQLNIPVARLRKEL
- a CDS encoding alpha/beta hydrolase; the protein is MEKLILKTTDHISIVAHLFLPEQSNNKLLLINSATGVKQHVYFSFAQYFSEQGFTVITYDYRGIGLSKPEQMKGFEASMRIWGSQDYKAVTTYIRIRFTGYEKYCLGHSVGALILGMNKDSEMFKEFFFVGTQNAFVGNLKFRTKIEAYLGFGIVQPLATQLLGYFPAHWFGLGESLPKNCAYDWRTLILNKKSTNGLLEKIDDYSKKLTQKVFVIRAEDDVWLTDKGVKSLLNDTYPNLKPTYRLVKTSESEKGEIGHVNFFRSYNKKLWNIILNELIHNE
- a CDS encoding DUF1573 domain-containing protein; this translates as MKKLIAGIALFGTFAIASAQTITFDKTTFDYGTIKPSADGTRFFTVTNTGDKPLVISNVKPSCGCTTPEFSTDPVMPGKSAKIKVGYNTTINGPFNKMIEVFSNDPANSRSVIYIKGNVDANAPEVAATPAKVETAADAKAAKKAAKAAKKVAAAK
- a CDS encoding DUF4241 domain-containing protein; its protein translation is MTHVENIKKLFSRDFVESPLLESFEVGKIYLSSGKLVACDPLITNDMQPFTTDFPKGDFAVLLHKERESNCVAYAEIIFSHSEIAEWKLATTSGQDIKDLAEGEIFGYPVESGMGCFMDVDTQEKLNELEKRLYHSKGADFMGIYEEFFHEYFFDENGAIDQYAFLKPADEHPGTIFAFETGYGEGFYASYIAYDKNNAPVKVVTEFIEIS
- a CDS encoding sigma-70 family RNA polymerase sigma factor; translation: MISREKEFAQLIKDNQGLIIKVSRLYTNSLEDEEDLFQEIVLQLWRSYDSFKGNSKISTWMYRVALNTAITLFRKKSKSLPTNELDINHKDFIEDDDEKQQQISLLYTVIKTLPNVERAIVMMYLDDLPYKDIAENLGITEVNARVKMNRLKKTLKEQMEKYA
- a CDS encoding polyphosphate kinase 2 family protein, with product MDTNFSDDFEVKGKFSIKKTSTEYKGPLTKQEGQAMLAIEKEKLRNLQEKLYADGSQSLLIILQAMDAAGKDSLIEHVFGGVNPQGCNVTSFKTPSSKEYAHDFLWRHYIALPQKGMIGIFNRSHYESVLVCKVHPEYNLSEKTWKSVKDFDAKFWENRYESIRNFEKHLSQNGTKIIKIFLNVSKKEQKQRLLDRINEQEKNWKFSAADLPERALFDQYMSAYEQAINETSKDYAPWYVLPADNKWFARVAAIQIIIDALEKMDLKYPALSDKDKKGLVDAKKALENE
- a CDS encoding ribokinase, which translates into the protein MNFSSVQPKIIVVGSSSIDLVLETEKLPAPNDTVLAINSDSYFGGKGANQAVGTARLGASVYFIGCVGMDPLGQQIMRNLVNENVNVGFVAETDKEATGTAYVTTSDGNAAIVVVPAANKLLSTKHIEDADRYFPTADLILVQLEVSIEVVEYTIRKAKKYGKKVGLYASPAMKLSEEVLENVDFVIVKSSELYIVFGEEEKERVLEKYFNKVFVRDDTNSTIYFDGTEMKYFRNHNDNKTVHKMGMGDAFTSGFAIALCHNNPIEECVKFGNEVSLKVSTRKGSQTGLPRMSDYVI